One Microbacterium trichothecenolyticum DNA window includes the following coding sequences:
- a CDS encoding sugar ABC transporter substrate-binding protein, whose product MKKTPLAVALVGAGALAATLAGCSGGSGSAAGGADAKNLTIEDYYQDNYDPIYQECAEKVGATVTINHVAGAGLIAKVLQQASSKTLPDVLMLDNPDVQQIAKSGAISPLKNYGIDGGDAVQGVIDAGTYDGELYGLVPVTNSIALYYNTDMLTAAGIEPPKTWDELRAAAKTLTDSASGRYGFAMSNINTYEGTWQFLPFFWSNGGDEKDIATPEAAQALQFIVDLQNDGSMSQSSVSWAQADVKDQFVAGKAAMMVNGPWQLPALNEATEKSGLHFDSVPIPTRTSSQTTIAPLGGEAFTVPNTGDKDKMALSGAFVKCLGEPDMQKTIAKVTGNVPTDKKAGAEWAAANPQVASFVTTVQTARARTGELGDAWPKAATAIYTAVQNALTGKASPADALSQAQAENK is encoded by the coding sequence GTGAAGAAGACCCCTCTCGCCGTCGCCCTCGTCGGCGCCGGCGCACTCGCCGCAACCCTTGCGGGATGCTCCGGCGGAAGCGGATCCGCCGCCGGCGGCGCTGACGCGAAGAACCTCACGATCGAGGACTACTACCAGGACAACTACGACCCGATCTACCAGGAGTGCGCCGAGAAGGTGGGCGCCACCGTCACCATCAACCACGTCGCCGGCGCCGGCCTCATCGCCAAGGTTCTGCAGCAGGCCTCCTCGAAGACGCTTCCCGACGTGCTGATGCTCGACAACCCCGATGTCCAGCAGATCGCGAAGTCGGGCGCCATCTCGCCGCTGAAGAACTACGGCATCGACGGCGGCGACGCGGTGCAGGGCGTCATCGACGCGGGCACCTACGACGGCGAACTGTATGGCCTGGTGCCCGTCACGAATTCCATCGCGCTCTACTACAACACCGACATGCTCACCGCCGCGGGCATCGAGCCCCCGAAGACCTGGGACGAACTGCGCGCCGCCGCGAAGACGCTCACCGACTCGGCATCCGGTCGTTACGGGTTCGCCATGAGCAACATCAACACCTACGAGGGCACCTGGCAGTTCCTGCCCTTCTTCTGGTCGAACGGGGGCGACGAGAAGGACATCGCGACCCCCGAGGCGGCGCAGGCCCTGCAGTTCATCGTCGACCTGCAGAACGACGGATCGATGTCGCAGAGCTCGGTGTCGTGGGCGCAAGCCGATGTGAAGGACCAGTTCGTGGCGGGCAAGGCAGCGATGATGGTCAACGGGCCGTGGCAGCTGCCGGCGCTGAACGAGGCCACCGAGAAGAGCGGACTGCACTTCGACAGCGTTCCCATCCCCACGCGCACGTCGTCGCAGACCACCATCGCCCCGCTGGGCGGCGAAGCATTCACCGTGCCGAACACCGGCGACAAAGACAAGATGGCGCTCTCCGGTGCGTTCGTGAAGTGCCTGGGCGAGCCCGACATGCAGAAGACGATCGCCAAGGTCACCGGAAACGTCCCCACCGACAAGAAGGCCGGCGCCGAGTGGGCCGCCGCGAACCCGCAGGTCGCATCGTTCGTGACGACCGTGCAGACCGCCCGCGCTCGCACCGGCGAGCTGGGCGACGCCTGGCCGAAGGCGGCGACGGCCATCTACACCGCCGTTCAGAACGCCCTCACCGGCAAGGCCTCGCCCGCCGACGCCCTGTCGCAGGCGCAGGCCGAGAACAAGTAG
- a CDS encoding LacI family DNA-binding transcriptional regulator: MVTMQQVADRAGVSISTVSFVVNDTKPVTAETRERIQRAIDELGYRRNALARALASRRSHVIAMIHPIIDRNHYGFVEAAAGAAAAAGYNLVLWPVHSDDEAREITSLTTTGAAGGVLLLEVRYDDARVRALQEANSPFVLIGRTGELEGMDFVDIDFESTVAHAIDLLAGEGHRCIGLVVEDFSATALASYAPPLRVADIFRAEMSRRDLHGEVFTVPRVLDPDAPSGTPGAGIVAQLAATAPETTALVVMHATASFAIVHELRARGLVIPRDMSVVGIAVESAVTSLVDPPVTTFETPSREMGRLATEVLIARMAGAEPGRVHRLIDCEVRPGASVAPAPHGRRRLDAG; this comes from the coding sequence ATGGTCACCATGCAGCAGGTCGCTGACCGCGCGGGCGTGTCGATCTCGACGGTGTCCTTCGTCGTCAACGACACGAAACCCGTCACGGCCGAGACGCGCGAGCGCATCCAACGCGCCATCGATGAACTCGGTTATCGGCGCAACGCGCTGGCCCGCGCGCTGGCCTCGCGTCGTTCGCACGTGATCGCGATGATCCACCCGATCATCGACCGCAACCACTACGGTTTCGTCGAAGCGGCCGCGGGGGCGGCGGCCGCCGCCGGCTACAACCTCGTGCTGTGGCCCGTGCACTCCGACGATGAGGCGCGCGAGATCACCTCCCTCACCACGACGGGGGCGGCCGGAGGAGTCCTGCTGCTCGAGGTGCGATACGACGACGCCCGTGTGCGCGCCTTGCAAGAGGCGAACTCGCCGTTCGTCCTGATCGGGCGCACGGGAGAGCTCGAGGGGATGGATTTCGTCGACATCGACTTCGAGAGCACCGTCGCCCACGCCATCGATCTGCTCGCGGGCGAGGGGCATCGGTGCATCGGCCTGGTCGTCGAGGACTTCTCGGCCACCGCCCTGGCCTCCTATGCGCCGCCGTTGCGCGTCGCCGACATCTTCCGAGCAGAGATGTCGCGCCGCGACCTCCATGGCGAGGTGTTCACCGTGCCCCGGGTCCTCGATCCCGATGCGCCGTCCGGGACGCCCGGCGCGGGTATCGTCGCTCAGCTCGCGGCCACGGCGCCCGAGACCACCGCACTCGTCGTCATGCACGCCACCGCATCATTCGCCATCGTGCACGAGCTTCGTGCCCGCGGATTGGTCATCCCCCGCGATATGTCGGTGGTGGGCATCGCGGTCGAGTCGGCAGTCACCTCGCTCGTAGATCCCCCGGTCACGACGTTCGAGACGCCATCGCGAGAGATGGGGCGCTTGGCCACCGAGGTGTTGATCGCCCGTATGGCGGGAGCCGAGCCCGGACGCGTGCACCGGCTGATCGACTGCGAGGTGCGTCCGGGCGCGTCGGTGGCGCCGGCGCCGCATGGCCGACGGCGCCTCGACGCAGGCTGA
- a CDS encoding carbohydrate ABC transporter permease — MTVPARLPAGPIPSLRRNRRLATSLSAWLFVLPAVVFVGVFFGYPIVKNIVMSFQDYTTATFFTGEAPWTGLTNYIEVFSSSLFGTTLLNTALFTVGSISVQFVIGLALALFFKRNFPLSGFLRSLLLLPWLLPLIASSAVWKWILDQDSGALNQFLGLFGIAPVPWLVSPSLALVAVIGVNIWLGIPFNTTILYSGLQAVPDELYEAASLDGATGWRAFWYITWPSIRSVVSVVIVLGVVYTLKVVDIILGLTGGGPANSTQTLATWAYEKSFVQFSFGGGAAVSNILIAVSLVFAVVYLSLNRKPVDE, encoded by the coding sequence ATGACCGTTCCCGCCCGGCTTCCCGCCGGCCCGATCCCGTCGCTGCGCCGCAACCGCCGCCTGGCGACCTCGCTGTCGGCCTGGCTGTTCGTCCTTCCGGCCGTCGTGTTCGTCGGCGTGTTCTTCGGCTACCCGATCGTGAAGAACATCGTGATGTCGTTCCAGGACTACACGACCGCGACCTTCTTCACCGGGGAGGCCCCCTGGACGGGCCTGACCAACTACATCGAAGTCTTCAGCAGCTCGCTATTCGGCACGACACTGCTGAACACGGCCCTGTTCACCGTCGGCTCGATCTCGGTGCAGTTCGTCATCGGTCTGGCCCTCGCCCTTTTCTTCAAACGGAACTTCCCGCTCTCGGGCTTCCTCCGCTCGCTTCTGCTGCTGCCGTGGCTGCTGCCGCTCATCGCTTCGAGCGCCGTGTGGAAGTGGATCCTCGACCAGGACAGCGGGGCGCTGAACCAATTCCTCGGTCTCTTCGGCATCGCCCCGGTGCCGTGGCTGGTCAGCCCGAGCCTGGCTCTGGTCGCGGTCATCGGCGTGAACATCTGGCTCGGCATCCCGTTCAACACCACGATCCTCTACAGCGGCCTGCAGGCCGTGCCCGACGAACTGTACGAGGCGGCCTCGCTCGACGGCGCCACCGGGTGGCGAGCGTTCTGGTACATCACCTGGCCCAGCATCCGCTCCGTCGTGAGCGTCGTGATCGTGCTGGGCGTTGTCTACACGCTGAAAGTGGTCGACATCATCCTCGGCCTCACCGGCGGCGGGCCCGCCAACTCGACACAGACCCTGGCGACCTGGGCGTACGAGAAGTCCTTCGTGCAGTTCTCGTTCGGCGGCGGCGCCGCGGTGAGCAACATCCTCATCGCCGTCTCGCTCGTCTTCGCTGTGGTCTACCTCTCCCTCAACCGGAAGCCGGTGGACGAATGA